The Deinococcus roseus genome window below encodes:
- a CDS encoding response regulator transcription factor: MQRILLVDDEEQILQLLEMFLEMNGYRPVLAHSVQEAVQVVSTAEFDLAILDVCLDDGNGFELARRLKADHPQLPVVFLSGLSAEQDRATGLSIGNAYLVKPFQPDVLLKVIQQQISGSPA, from the coding sequence AGAACAGATTTTGCAACTGCTGGAGATGTTCCTGGAGATGAATGGGTACCGGCCTGTGCTGGCCCATTCTGTCCAGGAAGCCGTCCAGGTGGTTTCCACAGCAGAATTCGATCTGGCCATTCTGGATGTTTGCCTGGACGATGGCAATGGTTTTGAACTGGCCAGACGCCTGAAAGCCGACCATCCCCAGCTTCCGGTGGTGTTTCTTTCTGGCCTCAGTGCAGAACAGGACCGGGCCACGGGACTCAGCATTGGCAATGCCTATCTGGTGAAGCCATTCCAGCCTGATGTGTTGCTGAAGGTCATCCAGCAGCAGATTTCTGGCTCTCCAGCATAA